One Eurosta solidaginis isolate ZX-2024a chromosome 5, ASM4086904v1, whole genome shotgun sequence DNA segment encodes these proteins:
- the LOC137253628 gene encoding organic cation/carnitine transporter 2-like, whose translation MIAEIETTNHKTSPAVFDVEDNKQSKDDGADGTNVDRTLDNILVRIGQFGRFQLLNYVLLCIPMMFNAFCSISYAFTASTVVHRCNVTQCDSPTSGYYEPWLNYTIPMKGSNYEQCTRFVAKNKRAESFATKYSNTSSESCTPDYFHQGAVEKCENNFKFRDEVYTISNEFSIFCSNVWKLSMVGTVSNIGQFVGIPLGGFISDHFGRRTTLAVCGFLSAIMGLLRSISSSYYMFITFEFLDLAVGATLYQTAFLLAIELVGLKRRVAATTIITVFYPLGEVLLAALAQKFQNWRHLLRVLYTPALLHIVFLLILPESVRWLLSQGKEEEVSRLLKRAARINKREISEEDLKVLISQNRMKLQQSHESSYPIWKALKLFRWRFINCCLCWFTHKLIGLGLSLTSVTLAGNKYVNFQLSGLIQMPALILPLFIMDKIGRRYSLCGSMLICAICMLGATLVGANNATLQLVLFLMGKFAITCSLQILYFFTSEIFPTNIRNSMLSLCSMAGRFGSMLSPQGPLLASYYEFAPQILFASFALLSGTSTLLFPETTDKALPTTLHDAEHLSDKKQKDLPKNID comes from the exons ATGATCGCCGAAATTGAAACAACAAATCATAAAACATCGCCCGCAGTATTTGACGTTGAAGATAATAAACAATCAAAGGACGATGGAGCCGATGGGACGAATGTTGACCGTACATTGGATAATATATTGGTACGCATTGGACAATTTGGACGTTTTCAACTTTTAAATTATGTGTTGTTATGTATTCCGATGATGTTTAATGCGTTTTGTTCAATCTCTTATGCATTTACGGCAAGTACAGTGGTGCACAG ATGCAATGTGACGCAATGCGATAGTCCAACAAGTGGTTATTATGAGCCATGGCTAAATTATACAATACCCATGAAGGGATCCAACTACGAGCAATGTACACGTTTTGTTGCCAAAAATAAGCGCGCGGAGAGTTTTGCAACAAAATATTCAAATACATCGAGCGAATCTTGTACGCCTGATTATTTTCATCAAGGAGCAGTAGAAAAatgtgaaaataattttaaatttcgcGATGAGGTGTATACCATATCTAATGAG TTTTCCATTTTTTGTTCAAATGTATGGAAGCTGTCAATGGTTGGTACAGTAAGTAATATTGGACAATTTGTTGGCATACCATTGGGTGGTTTCATTTCAGATCA TTTTGGTCGGCGCACAACGCTTGCGGTATGCGGTTTTCTCAGCGCCATTATGGGATTGCTGCGATCCATATCGTCCAGTTATTATATGTTTATCACGTTTGAATTTCTCGATTTGGCTGTTGGTGCGACACTTTATCAAACAGCCTTCTTACTCGCCATTGAATTAGTTGGACTAAAGCGACGTGTTGCTGCAACTACCATTATAACGGTCTTTTATCCGTTGGGTGAAGTGCTATTAGCAGCTTTAgcgcaaaaatttcaaaattggcgtcaTCTATTACGCGTTCTTTATACGCCAGCACTTTTACATATAGTTTTTCTCTTAATCTTACCAGAAAGTGTGCGCTGGCTATTGAGTCAAGGTAAGGAGGAGGAAGTGTCACGTTTGTTAAAGCGTGCCGCGCGTATAAATAAACGTGAAATATCCGAGGAGGATTTGAAAGTGTTGATTAGTCAAAATCGAATGAAATTGCAGCAATCGCATGAAAGTTCATATCCAATTTGGAAGGCTTTGAAATTATTTCGTTGGCGTTTTATAAATTGTTGCCTTTGTTGGTTTACGCATAAATTAATAGGATTGGGATTAAGTTTGACGTCGGTCACTTTGGCTGGTAATAAATATGTTAACTTCCAGTTGAGTGGTTTGATACAAATGCCTGCTTTAATTTTGCCGTTATTCATTATGGATAAAATTGGTCGACGTTATTCGTTGTGCGGTTCGATGCTGATTTGTGCGATTTGCATGCTTGGTGCAACATTGGTGGGTGCAA ATAACGCCACTCTACAGCTCGTGCTATTTTTAATGGGGAAATTCGCAATTACGTGTAGTCTTCAGATTTTATACTTTTTCACCTCAGAAATATTTCCCACCAATATACGTAATAGTATGCTGTCATTATGTTCTATGGCTGGACGTTTTGGTTCAATGTTGTCACCGCAAGGTCCACTTCTG GCCAGTTACTATGAGTTTGCACCGCAAATACTTTTCGCCAGCTTTGCTCTCTTAAGCGGCACGTCAACTCTATTGTTTCCAGAAACAACAGATAAGGCGTTGCCAACAACTCTACATGATGCCGAACACTTGAGTGATAAAAAACAAAAGGATCTGCCAAAAAATATTGATTAA